One window of the Pseudokineococcus lusitanus genome contains the following:
- a CDS encoding MerR family transcriptional regulator yields the protein MSAVARPGERPGGQPPGRLLSIGEVLGELVGDFPEISHSKIRFLEERGLVEPQRTPAGYRKFTPADVERLRTVLQLQRDHYMPLKAIAEHLDAMDRGLEERRAPGRPVLVPQAAAEPAPVRLAAPARLRLRRSELREAAGVDEQLLSDLEGFGLVAAQDGHFGAEDLEVARAAGELAAYGIGARHLRAFRTAAEREVGLVDQVVSPLRHHPSPGAPARAADAASEIAALCLRLHTSLVRAGLDRLG from the coding sequence GTGAGCGCCGTCGCGCGCCCGGGGGAGCGGCCCGGCGGCCAGCCCCCGGGGCGGCTGCTGAGCATCGGCGAGGTCCTCGGGGAGCTCGTCGGCGACTTCCCCGAGATCAGCCACTCCAAGATCCGCTTCCTCGAGGAGCGCGGGCTCGTGGAGCCCCAGCGCACCCCGGCGGGCTACCGGAAGTTCACCCCGGCGGACGTCGAGCGCCTGCGCACCGTCCTCCAGCTGCAGCGCGACCACTACATGCCGCTCAAGGCCATCGCCGAGCACCTCGACGCGATGGACCGCGGCCTCGAGGAGCGCCGCGCCCCCGGGCGGCCCGTCCTCGTGCCCCAGGCGGCGGCCGAGCCGGCGCCGGTCCGCCTCGCGGCCCCGGCGCGTCTGCGGCTGCGCCGCTCGGAGCTGCGCGAGGCCGCCGGCGTCGACGAGCAGCTGCTGTCCGACCTCGAGGGCTTCGGGCTCGTCGCGGCGCAGGACGGCCACTTCGGCGCGGAGGACCTCGAGGTCGCCCGCGCGGCGGGGGAGCTCGCGGCCTACGGCATCGGCGCCCGCCACCTGCGGGCCTTCCGGACCGCCGCCGAGCGCGAGGTCGGCCTCGTCGACCAGGTCGTCAGCCCGCTGCGGCACCACCCGTCGCCCGGGGCGCCGGCCCGCGCGGCCGACGCCGCGTCGGAGATCGCCGCGCTCTGCCTGCGCCTGCACACCTCCCTCGTGCGGGCGGGCCTCGACCGCCTCGGGTGA
- the gcvH gene encoding glycine cleavage system protein GcvH, producing the protein MAEHALPADLRYTAEHEWVRPAGPDGAVRVGITDFAQDALGDVVFVQLPDAGAAVTSGDSIGEVESTKSVSEVYAPLGGTVSAVNEALEASPELVNSDPYGEGWMFELEGVDPAAVEALLDADGYRATTS; encoded by the coding sequence GTGGCCGAGCACGCCCTCCCCGCCGACCTGCGCTACACCGCCGAGCACGAGTGGGTCCGCCCGGCCGGCCCGGACGGCGCGGTGCGCGTCGGGATCACCGACTTCGCGCAGGACGCCCTCGGCGACGTCGTCTTCGTCCAGCTCCCCGACGCGGGGGCCGCGGTCACCTCGGGCGACAGCATCGGCGAGGTGGAGTCGACGAAGAGCGTCAGCGAGGTCTACGCCCCGCTCGGCGGCACGGTCAGCGCGGTGAACGAGGCCCTCGAGGCCTCGCCCGAGCTCGTCAACTCGGACCCGTACGGCGAGGGGTGGATGTTCGAGCTCGAGGGCGTGGACCCCGCCGCCGTCGAGGCGCTCCTCGACGCCGACGGCTACCGCGCGACGACGTCCTGA
- a CDS encoding FHA domain-containing protein: protein MSTQDPGASAGGPAPEGTGRDLTTSSHALPEVDRTTSRPAVDVPDAAGAASLLSTEEQAAVRALPPGTALLVVQRGPNQGARFLLDAGRTTAGRNPDSDIFLDDVTVSRRHAEFLREGTGPATAFSVRDAGSLNGTYVNRDRVEEVRLSAGDEVQVGKYRLVFSPSPVDAGDGA, encoded by the coding sequence ATGAGCACGCAGGACCCGGGGGCGTCGGCCGGCGGCCCCGCCCCGGAGGGCACCGGTCGCGACCTGACCACCTCGAGCCACGCGCTGCCCGAGGTCGACCGCACCACCTCCCGGCCCGCCGTGGACGTGCCCGACGCCGCCGGTGCGGCGTCCCTGCTGAGCACCGAGGAGCAGGCGGCCGTCCGGGCGCTGCCGCCGGGGACGGCGCTGCTCGTCGTCCAGCGGGGCCCCAACCAGGGGGCTCGCTTCCTCCTCGACGCGGGCCGCACCACGGCCGGGCGCAACCCGGACAGCGACATCTTCCTCGACGACGTGACGGTCTCCCGCCGGCACGCGGAGTTCCTCCGCGAGGGCACCGGCCCGGCCACCGCCTTCAGCGTCCGCGACGCCGGCAGCCTCAACGGCACCTACGTCAACCGCGACCGGGTCGAGGAGGTCCGCCTCTCGGCCGGCGACGAGGTCCAGGTGGGCAAGTACCGGCTCGTCTTCTCGCCGTCGCCCGTCGACGCCGGGGACGGCGCGTGA